The proteins below are encoded in one region of Pseudonocardia sp. DSM 110487:
- a CDS encoding BTAD domain-containing putative transcriptional regulator — MRFGVLGPVAVWTDAGFPVVVPGRKVRALLADLLVHAGRPVTADRLIDDIWGERPPPSAQATLLAKISQLRRALEDAEPGGRELVVSGPAGYALRADPDAVDARRFSVLTAQARGAAPRAAVTLLTEALELWRGPALADFADAPFAAGFVAHLADQRVVAQEDLAELRLELGQHAELAGELAALVAEHPLRERLRSCALHALYRAGRQAEALASYQDLRTRLADELGIDPSPELAALHQAILTRDPALDPSPPAAGGGEGNLPAARTELVGRDNAVIDVRKLIAGDRLVTLTGPGGVGKTRLALAAAETAADDFEDGAWLVELAAAGRPDDPDVLGSLAEAALSALNVRVTTHPGQRASPPERLADVLRPRKLLLVLDNCEQVIEHVADLVDLLLRTAPDLRILTTSREPLALAGEVVWSVPPLDVPESGADDPALVADSSAARLFVARAAAAATSFRLDADTAAPVAMLCRRLDGIPLALELAATRVRALGLDGVVARLDDRFRLLGTGHRGVPPRQQTLRAVIDWSWELLTAPEQILLRRLAVHAGGATADAVAAVSTDDDLPACDVPDLLARLVDRSLVEVTSGVGRRFRLLESVAEYSLGKLHDAGEYDVLRRRHADHYLALAEEAAAGLHGPEQPRRLAVLDAETANLRAAIAAGGPEHALRLVTALCWYWVLRGRLNEARRALDGALAVDGPAPEGLRAAAVAWRAGIALMLGAPDSSTAYAAGVTTLDAITDPVVRGRATWFLADTGTSGDLPGATELFDRALATSRSCGDRWTEGAARLGRARLAHVRSDHPTLRREAGMAADLFRATGDRWGQLQATCWLGALAEQGADHERATALHEEGLRWCEELGLWPEVSSRLAWLGWIATQAGDQERARAHGERALTLATEQGFHDGQMFARIVLGYASRRQGRLDTAQHHLDTALDNTPRCDDIAVHLPMVLTELGYLAELRGDPHTAARMHSDAYHLAHKIGVPRDTSQALEGLANALAAAGSAAAAATVLGAASAARAAAELPLAPAERADVDRATVAARTLLGRTAFTEQFEAGSRLTPDEAHARAVHALPIAD; from the coding sequence GTGCGTTTCGGGGTGCTCGGGCCGGTGGCTGTGTGGACGGACGCGGGATTTCCCGTCGTCGTCCCCGGCCGCAAGGTGCGTGCGCTGCTCGCCGACCTGTTGGTGCACGCAGGCCGTCCCGTCACGGCCGATCGGCTGATCGACGACATCTGGGGCGAGCGGCCTCCGCCCAGCGCGCAGGCAACGCTGTTGGCGAAGATCTCGCAGCTGCGCCGGGCGCTGGAGGACGCTGAACCGGGTGGGCGCGAGCTCGTGGTGTCAGGGCCGGCCGGCTACGCGCTGCGCGCCGACCCGGACGCAGTTGACGCACGCCGATTCTCCGTGCTCACGGCGCAGGCACGGGGAGCCGCGCCGCGGGCGGCCGTCACGCTGCTCACCGAGGCGCTGGAGCTGTGGCGCGGGCCCGCCCTCGCCGACTTCGCCGATGCCCCGTTCGCCGCCGGTTTCGTCGCCCACCTCGCCGACCAGCGCGTCGTGGCTCAGGAAGACCTGGCCGAGCTGCGCCTCGAACTCGGCCAGCACGCCGAACTCGCCGGTGAGCTCGCCGCGCTGGTCGCCGAGCACCCGTTGCGGGAACGGCTGCGCAGTTGCGCGCTGCACGCCCTGTACCGAGCAGGCCGCCAGGCCGAGGCACTGGCGAGCTACCAGGACCTGCGGACCCGGCTCGCCGACGAGTTGGGCATCGACCCGAGCCCGGAACTGGCCGCACTGCACCAAGCGATCCTCACCCGGGACCCTGCACTCGACCCGTCCCCGCCCGCAGCGGGCGGAGGCGAGGGCAACCTGCCGGCCGCGCGCACGGAGCTCGTCGGCAGGGACAACGCCGTGATCGACGTGCGCAAACTGATCGCCGGCGACCGACTGGTCACCCTGACCGGGCCGGGAGGCGTCGGCAAGACCAGGCTGGCGCTGGCCGCGGCCGAGACCGCCGCCGACGACTTCGAGGACGGGGCGTGGCTGGTCGAGCTGGCCGCAGCCGGGCGTCCCGACGATCCGGACGTGCTCGGATCGCTGGCCGAGGCCGCCCTCTCAGCGCTGAACGTCCGGGTCACAACGCATCCGGGGCAGCGGGCGTCTCCCCCCGAACGGCTGGCCGACGTGCTGCGGCCGCGGAAGCTGCTGCTCGTGCTGGACAACTGCGAACAGGTCATCGAGCACGTGGCCGACCTCGTCGACCTACTGCTGCGAACCGCACCGGACCTGCGCATCCTGACCACCAGCCGCGAGCCGCTAGCCCTGGCCGGCGAGGTGGTGTGGAGCGTCCCGCCGCTGGACGTGCCCGAGTCCGGCGCCGACGACCCGGCGCTCGTCGCGGACAGCAGCGCGGCCCGGCTGTTCGTCGCGCGGGCCGCGGCCGCGGCCACGAGCTTCCGGCTCGATGCGGACACCGCGGCACCGGTCGCGATGCTGTGCCGGCGGTTGGACGGGATCCCGCTGGCGCTCGAGCTGGCGGCCACCCGCGTGCGCGCACTCGGGCTGGATGGCGTGGTGGCCCGCCTGGACGACCGGTTCCGGCTGCTCGGCACCGGCCATCGCGGCGTCCCGCCGCGCCAGCAAACCCTGCGGGCCGTGATCGACTGGAGCTGGGAACTGCTGACAGCACCCGAGCAGATCCTGCTGCGCCGCCTCGCCGTGCACGCCGGCGGAGCCACCGCGGACGCCGTCGCAGCAGTCAGTACCGATGACGATCTGCCGGCGTGTGACGTGCCGGACCTGCTCGCCCGCCTCGTGGACCGCTCCCTCGTCGAGGTGACCAGCGGTGTGGGGCGGCGCTTCCGGCTGCTGGAGTCGGTGGCCGAGTACAGCCTGGGCAAGCTGCACGACGCCGGCGAGTACGACGTCCTGCGCCGGCGCCACGCCGACCACTACCTGGCCCTCGCCGAAGAAGCAGCGGCCGGCCTGCACGGCCCGGAGCAGCCGCGCCGGCTCGCCGTACTCGACGCCGAGACGGCCAACCTTCGCGCGGCGATCGCGGCAGGTGGCCCGGAACACGCACTCCGCCTGGTCACGGCGCTGTGTTGGTACTGGGTGTTGCGGGGGCGCCTGAACGAGGCGCGGCGGGCACTCGATGGGGCCCTCGCGGTGGACGGCCCGGCACCCGAGGGACTACGCGCCGCCGCAGTGGCATGGCGCGCCGGTATCGCACTCATGCTGGGTGCGCCCGATTCGTCCACCGCATACGCGGCGGGCGTCACGACCTTGGACGCGATCACTGACCCCGTCGTGCGGGGCCGTGCCACGTGGTTCCTCGCCGACACCGGTACATCAGGCGATCTTCCCGGCGCCACCGAGCTGTTCGACAGGGCACTGGCCACCAGCCGCTCCTGCGGCGATCGCTGGACGGAAGGCGCCGCGCGCCTGGGTCGCGCCAGGCTCGCCCACGTGCGCAGCGACCATCCCACGCTGCGGCGCGAGGCCGGTATGGCCGCCGACCTGTTCCGCGCGACCGGCGATCGATGGGGACAGCTGCAGGCCACGTGCTGGCTCGGCGCCCTGGCCGAGCAGGGCGCCGACCACGAACGGGCCACCGCGCTGCACGAGGAAGGGCTGCGCTGGTGCGAGGAGCTCGGCCTCTGGCCGGAGGTCTCGTCGCGGCTGGCATGGCTCGGCTGGATCGCGACCCAAGCCGGGGACCAGGAACGAGCCAGAGCGCACGGCGAACGGGCGCTCACGCTCGCCACCGAGCAGGGCTTCCACGACGGACAGATGTTCGCCCGCATCGTGCTCGGCTACGCGAGTCGCCGACAGGGACGGCTCGACACGGCTCAGCACCACCTCGACACGGCGCTCGACAACACCCCGCGGTGCGACGACATCGCGGTCCACCTGCCGATGGTGCTCACCGAACTCGGCTACCTCGCCGAGCTGCGCGGCGACCCGCACACCGCTGCGCGCATGCACAGCGACGCCTACCACCTCGCCCACAAGATCGGGGTTCCCCGGGACACCTCGCAAGCCCTCGAAGGACTCGCCAACGCGCTCGCCGCCGCCGGGTCGGCCGCCGCTGCCGCGACGGTGCTGGGGGCGGCCTCCGCGGCCCGCGCCGCGGCGGAGCTGCCGCTGGCGCCCGCCGAGCGCGCCGACGTGGACCGCGCCACGGTCGCCGCCCGCACCCTCCTCGGCCGGACGGCCTTCACGGAGCAGTTCGAGGCAGGTAGCAGGCTGACGCCCGACGAGGCTCACGCCCGTGCGGTGCACGCCCTGCCCATCGCCGACTGA
- a CDS encoding MarR family winged helix-turn-helix transcriptional regulator yields the protein MTDANFPSDPLIGLLLRLLYQHYSQDIDTALRDAGFGDIRPAHANVFPFVPPEGITVSGLAELARMRKQSMAEAVEQLERMGYVERRPNPQDRRSRLVFLTERGEAVRPVTHTTAARVEKRWADLTSPDELEELRARLLRLLTELRTGS from the coding sequence ATGACGGACGCGAACTTCCCGAGCGACCCGCTGATCGGGCTGCTCCTGCGGCTGCTCTACCAGCACTACTCGCAGGACATCGACACCGCGCTGCGCGACGCCGGTTTCGGTGACATCCGCCCCGCGCACGCCAACGTCTTCCCGTTCGTGCCGCCCGAGGGCATCACCGTCTCCGGGCTCGCCGAGCTCGCCAGGATGCGCAAACAGTCGATGGCCGAGGCCGTCGAGCAGCTGGAACGCATGGGTTACGTCGAGCGGCGGCCCAACCCGCAGGACCGCCGCTCCCGCCTGGTGTTCCTGACCGAGCGCGGCGAGGCCGTCAGGCCGGTCACACACACCACAGCGGCACGAGTTGAGAAACGCTGGGCCGACCTGACCAGTCCTGATGAGCTCGAGGAACTGCGCGCGAGGCTGCTACGCCTCCTGACGGAGCTGCGGACCGGGTCGTAG